One Vicugna pacos chromosome 29, VicPac4, whole genome shotgun sequence DNA window includes the following coding sequences:
- the SLC10A5 gene encoding LOW QUALITY PROTEIN: sodium/bile acid cotransporter 5 (The sequence of the model RefSeq protein was modified relative to this genomic sequence to represent the inferred CDS: inserted 3 bases in 2 codons; deleted 2 bases in 1 codon), with protein sequence MIRELLIVLLLSFVTLGEARKSFLSFLNREKTEIFFFTKTEETIVVRSNYREKQPNSSFLFVQLEDPKTLQVVNVTRTFSDVTDFTINLVTDEDGETNLTVQLWESEGRRERLIEVKNVKVRVLRPRPGGLFQASNHIDRNILMLFLPMILLNKCAFGCKTELQVFQTVWKRPLPIILVTITQFFLMPFCGFLLTQISALPEAQAFGFVMTCTCPGGGGGYLFALLLEGDVTLAILMTCMSTLLALIMMPANSYMYSGLLGLSGSLHSPVFKIMSTLLFILTPISVGIAIKRRLPEKAAFLERMVRTRSLILMFLGVYLTFRTGLSFLKAVNLEVLLLSVFVPXFGLLFRFFFAKISMLPLAVRKTVAIESGAVDGFLALAIVQLSFSQTQADLASVAPFTVAMCSGCEMLLIXLFYKAKRRRIPILEEKRQKNLPV encoded by the exons ATGATCAGAGAACTTTTAATTGTCCTGCTTTTGTCGTTTGTGACTCTTGGAGAAGCAAGGAAATCATTTCTCAGTTTCCTGAACAgagaaaagactgaa attttttttttcacaaagacTGAAGAAACCATTGTTGTCAGGTCAAATTACAGAGAGAAACAGCCAAACTCCAGCTTCCTCTTTGTGCAACTCGAAGATCCCAAAACCCTGCAAGTGGTGAATGTGACCAGGACCTTCTCGGATGTTACAGACTTTACCATAAACCTGGTGACAGATGAAGACGGAGAGACAAATCTCACCGTTCAACTATGGGAATCTGAAGGTAGGCGGGAACGACTCATTGAAGTAAAGAATGTCAAAGTCAGAGTACTCAGACCAAGACCAGGCGGTCTTTTCCAGGCATCAAACCATATTGATAGGAATATCCTAATGCTTTTTCTACCAATGATACTGTTAAATAAATGTGCATTTGGTTGCAAGACTGAATTACAGGTGTTTCAAACAGTGTGGAAGAGACCTTTGCCAATAATTCTCGTGACAATTACACAGTTTTTTCTCATGCCGTTTTGTGGATTTCTTTTGACGCAGATTTCGGCATTGCCTGAGGCACAGGCTTTTGGATTTGTAATGACCTGCACGTGcccaggagggggtgggggctatCTCTTTGCTCTGCTACTAGAAGGAGATGTCACTTTGGCCATTTTGATGACTTGCATGTCAACGCTATTGGCCCTGATAATGATGCCTGCCAATTCGTACATGTACAGCGGGCTGTTAGGGTTATCAGGTTCCCTTCATAGTCCTGTCTTTAAAATTATGTCAACCCTCCTTTTCATACTCACGCCCATATCCGTGGGAATAGCCATCAAACGCAGGCTGCCTGAAAAAGCAGCCTTCCTGGAGAGAATGGTTAGGACTCGGAGTTTGATTTTAATGTTTCTAGGGGTTTACTTGACGTTCAGAACGGGACTGAGCTTTCTTAAGGCAGTTAACCTAGAAGTGCTTCTACTGAGTGTCTTCGTTCC GTTTGGTTTGTTGTTTAGGTTCTTTTTTGCTAAAATCTCGATGCTGCCTCTTGCTGTTCGTAAAACTGTTGCGATCGAAAGCGGGGCAGTGGATGGTTTCTTAGCCCTTGCCATTGTTCAGCTTTCCTTCTCGCAGACCCAAGCCGACTTAGCTTCTGTGGCTCCCTTTACGGTGGCCATGTGTTCTGGATGTGAAATGTTACTGA CTCTGTTCTACAAGGCTAAGAGAAGACGGATCCCTATCCtagaagagaaaaggcaaaaaaatctCCCTGTCTAA
- the IMPA1 gene encoding inositol monophosphatase 1 isoform X1, with protein MKTERQISPFNYGNLKMADPWQECMDYAVTLARKAGEVIREALKNERNIMIKSSPVDLVTATDQKVEKMLISSIKDKYPSHSFIGEESVAAGEKSILTDNPTWIIDPIDGTTNFVHGFPFVAVSIGFVVNKKMEFGIVYSCMEDKMYTGRKGRGAFCNGQKLQVSHQEDVTKSLLMTELGSSRTPETLRIILSNMERLLCLPIHGIRGVGTAALNMCLVAAGYADAYYEMGIHCWDVAGAGIIVTEAGGVLMDVTGGPFDMMSRRIIASSNKTLAERIAKEIQIIPLQRDDED; from the exons ATGAAGACGGAGAGACAAATCTCACCGTTCAACTATGGGAATCTGAAG ATGGCCGATCCTTGGCAGGAATGCATGGATTATGCAGTAACCCTCGCGAGAAAAGCAGGAGAG GTGATTCGTGAAGCTCTAAAAAATGAGAGGAATATTATGATTAAAAGTTCCCCAGTTGATTTGGTAACTGCTACTGaccaaaaagttgaaaaaatgcTTATCTCTTCCATAAAGGATAAGTATCCATCTCACAG CTTCATCGGCGAGGAATCTGTGGCTGCTGGGGAGAAAAGCATCTTAACTGACAACCCGACGTGGATCATCGACCCTATTGATGGAACAACTAATTTCGTACACgg atttccttTCGTAGCTGTTTCAATTGGCTTTGTTGTAAATAAAAAG ATGGAATTTGGAATTGTATACAGTTGCATGGAGGATAAGATGTATACTGGCAGGAAAGGAAGAGGTGCCTTTTGCAACGGTCAAAAACTCCAGGTTTCACACCAAGAAG ATGTTACCAAATCACTCTTGATGACAGAGTTGGGCTCTTCCAGAACACCAGAGACTCTGAGAATTATTCTTTCTAATATGGAAAGGCTCCTTTGCCTTCCCATCCATGG GATCCGAGGTGTTGGAACTGCAGCTCTTAACATGTGCCTCGTGGCAGCTGGATATGCAGATGCGTATTATGAGATGGGAATTCACTGCTGGGACGTAGCCGGTGCTGGCATTATTGTTACTGAGGCTGGTGGAGTCCTCATGGATGTAACAG GTGGACCATTTGATATGATGTCACGAAGAATAATTGCTTCAAGTAATAAAACATTAGCAGAAAGGATAGCCAAAGAAATTCAGATAATACCTCTTCAAAGAGATGATGAAGATTGA
- the IMPA1 gene encoding inositol monophosphatase 1 isoform X2, translating to MADPWQECMDYAVTLARKAGEVIREALKNERNIMIKSSPVDLVTATDQKVEKMLISSIKDKYPSHSFIGEESVAAGEKSILTDNPTWIIDPIDGTTNFVHGFPFVAVSIGFVVNKKMEFGIVYSCMEDKMYTGRKGRGAFCNGQKLQVSHQEDVTKSLLMTELGSSRTPETLRIILSNMERLLCLPIHGIRGVGTAALNMCLVAAGYADAYYEMGIHCWDVAGAGIIVTEAGGVLMDVTGGPFDMMSRRIIASSNKTLAERIAKEIQIIPLQRDDED from the exons ATGGCCGATCCTTGGCAGGAATGCATGGATTATGCAGTAACCCTCGCGAGAAAAGCAGGAGAG GTGATTCGTGAAGCTCTAAAAAATGAGAGGAATATTATGATTAAAAGTTCCCCAGTTGATTTGGTAACTGCTACTGaccaaaaagttgaaaaaatgcTTATCTCTTCCATAAAGGATAAGTATCCATCTCACAG CTTCATCGGCGAGGAATCTGTGGCTGCTGGGGAGAAAAGCATCTTAACTGACAACCCGACGTGGATCATCGACCCTATTGATGGAACAACTAATTTCGTACACgg atttccttTCGTAGCTGTTTCAATTGGCTTTGTTGTAAATAAAAAG ATGGAATTTGGAATTGTATACAGTTGCATGGAGGATAAGATGTATACTGGCAGGAAAGGAAGAGGTGCCTTTTGCAACGGTCAAAAACTCCAGGTTTCACACCAAGAAG ATGTTACCAAATCACTCTTGATGACAGAGTTGGGCTCTTCCAGAACACCAGAGACTCTGAGAATTATTCTTTCTAATATGGAAAGGCTCCTTTGCCTTCCCATCCATGG GATCCGAGGTGTTGGAACTGCAGCTCTTAACATGTGCCTCGTGGCAGCTGGATATGCAGATGCGTATTATGAGATGGGAATTCACTGCTGGGACGTAGCCGGTGCTGGCATTATTGTTACTGAGGCTGGTGGAGTCCTCATGGATGTAACAG GTGGACCATTTGATATGATGTCACGAAGAATAATTGCTTCAAGTAATAAAACATTAGCAGAAAGGATAGCCAAAGAAATTCAGATAATACCTCTTCAAAGAGATGATGAAGATTGA